A window from Populus trichocarpa isolate Nisqually-1 chromosome 3, P.trichocarpa_v4.1, whole genome shotgun sequence encodes these proteins:
- the LOC7460263 gene encoding uncharacterized protein LOC7460263 isoform X1, translating to MASLGFRPPQFSEDLAWLPPWLQHPQSESPSPEAEANQEFNGLINNGKDVEILSIEEQGRNYYCNNFHLFLSSGEDNNTQYSITPSPGNLLHLRLRLSSDSDLHSSQSQLLYGNERLHDSSKALPLKQVETSGGVGEAIQLKMDSVGGGVIPSLTSAPISMENADPRDFTSNSDSGKQYEERKGQNASCMMHDSRLISIPTTAENAGPQSATNYKDRGCQHEEKCNLICIKDADISDAVELSISASEALVIHKFVKTGSSSDALTKQAILEAALHIKQARLESSEDAFGCPSDEADEIDFLSDLDDSIMEDAYLDVGLSFSAHGDEHLHDLDVSQVEETPVLENHHLEKGSEHVQLLPQQNNADDDSDLGSNPSDAACLGDHILTQPAEKLSESSSGAKPPVDVNSFHACSAEKAEGAREVHYLIADRFKSRWFGGWALEEGDASAKLKQNSPKSIPKFFVGETSFLSESADVAPDENSFVQKHETRSNIGSQSSIPFEALHDKQEVISSDLSLVDPLCSVVPCSISLENAISPSVQNNRKVDAENCFNPKTDTGTENFQKTSHLKAEPVFMDSQTVPIIMGQCSNAPVRRRVASLRTYSTLSPNCDAVLEREGPCHNGRYSSGHVRNLLASHQEMGCIRLSDQRNSKGVLPFKSVFESTDGRDNEENQDVVRNLVAEITCQKRSHDQPTKDRTEMKVKPSVQRRSPLILNRRTRCRPQASELFTHNLTGEISPEQAVGQENIIKLHPSKNAEKIKLKWENSFGARNPVRKRVCFSEVEVDLYQNKDLRKPQTLHRNGSTIRADKKKNNGNTCSEVQPQDVKSSFTCQIKDAKRLIFHGLEFLLTGFSHKKEKEIIEIIQIYGGMIVLDIPPVPNSRLKRVSRSNLQHLPVVICSKKLQTTKFLYGCAMNALILKLKWLTDSVAAGSVVSPDKYMIISNQAYLKCTRIGKSVCCNHRKHIFDRVGIVLHGKHRFCTKLTVIVKHAHGQVFKTLQSLVESLDSEKISMGAIVTENETRELRHLRYCASERKIPMMPASWIAKSLHLGKLLPFIEDEATPSVIEVPKCTTSMDWSQEI from the exons ATGGCAAGTTTAGGGTTTCGTCCTCCTCAATTCTCCGAG gATCTCGCTTGGCTTCCTCCTTGGCTCCAACATCCTCAATCAGAATCACCATCACCAgaagccgaagctaatcaagaATTCAAC GGTTTGATTAATAACGGAAAAGATGTGGAGATTTTGTCAATTGAAGAACAAGGTcgaaattattattgtaataattttcatttgttcTTGTCATCCGGAGAAGATAATAATACGCAGTATAGCATCACTCCATCGCCGGGCAAC TTGCTTCATCTTCGTCTGCGTCTTTCGTCAGATAGTGATTTGCATTCTAGCCAGAGCCAGCTTTTATACGGGAATGAAAGATTGCATGATTCTAGTAAAGCCCTGCCCTTGAAGCAAGTTGAAACTTCGGGTGGCGTGGGAGAGgcaattcaattgaaaatggaTAGTGTTGGCGGTGGAGTAATTCCATCCTTAACTTCTGCCCCGATATCCATGGAGAATGCTGATCCACGAGATTTTACCAGTAACAGTGACAGTGGGAAGCAGTATGAAGAAAGGAAGGGCCAAAATGCCAGTTGTATGATGCATGATTCGCGTCTAATTTCCATTCCAACAACAGCAGAGAATGCTGGTCCGCAGTCTGCCACGAATTATAAGGACAGAGGATGTCAGCATGAAGAAAAATGCAATTTGATATGCATTAAAGATGCTGATATCAGTGATGCGGTCGAACTCTCTATTTCTGCATCGGAAGCACTGGTTATACATAAATTCGTGAAGACTGGCTCATCTTCAGATGCTTTGACCAAGCAAGCAATTCTTGAAGCTGCACTGCATATTAAACAAGCACGGTTGGAGTCCTCTGAAGATGCCTTTGGCTGCCCATCTGATGAAGCTGATGAGATTGATTTCCTTTCTGATTTAGATGATTCGATTATGGAGGACGCTTATCTAGATGTAGGGCTGTCTTTTAGTGCCCATGGTGATGAGCATCTTCATGACCTGGACGTGTCTCAAGTTGAAGAAACTCCTGTGTTAGAAAATCATCATCTGGAAAAAGGATCTGAACATGTACAGCTTCTGCCTCAGCAAAATAATGCTGATGATGACTCAGATTTGGGTTCGAACCCCTCTGATGCAGCATGTCTTGGCGATCACATTTTAACTCAGCCGGCTGAGAAACTTTCAGAGAGTTCCTCAGGGGCAAAG CCTCCAGTGGATGTAAACTCGTTCCATGCTTGCAGTGCAGAAAAAGCTG AAGGAGCCCGTGAAGTACATTATTTAATCGCAGACAGATTCAAGAGCCGATGGTTTGGAGGCTGGGCATTGGAG GAAGGAGATGCTTCTGCAAAGTTGAAGCAGAACAGCCCCAAAAGTATCCCAAAGTTTTTTGTTGGCGAGACAAGCTTTCTCTCTGAATCTGCTGATGTTGCCCCGGATGAGAACTCTTTTGTGCAGAAACATGAAACGAGGTCCAATATAGGTTCACAGTCCAGCATACCTTTTGAAGCTTTACATGATAAACAAGAGGTTATATCGTCAGATTTATCATTGGTGGATCCACTATGTTCTGTTGTTCCTTGTAGTATCTCTCTTGAAAATGCCATTTCCCCATCAGTTCAGAATAATAGAAAGGTTGATGCTGAAAACTGCTTCAACCCCAAAACAGACACTGGGACGGAGAATTTCCAGAAAACCTCTCATCTAAAAGCCGAGCCTGTCTTTATGGACAGCCAAACTGTGCCCATAATTATGGGCCAATGTTCTAATGCTCCGGTTCGAAGGAGGGTTGCCTCACTTAGGACTTATAGCACACTTTCACCGAACTGTGATGCTGTTCTGGAGAGGGAAGGACCTTGCCATAATGGAAGGTACTCATCAGGACATGTCAGAAATCTGCTTGCCTCACATCAGGAAATGGGCTGCATTAGACTGTCTGATCAGAGGAATTCTAAAGGGGTCTTGCCATTCAAGTCTGTGTTTGAGAGCACTGATGGTAGagataatgaagaaaatcaggACGTGGTGAGGAATCTAGTTGCTGAAATAACTTGTCAGAAGAGAAGTCATGATCAGCCTACAAAAGACAGGACTGAGATGAAAGTTAAGCCTTCAGTACAGAGGAGGTCACCTCTTATTCTAAACCGAAGGACACGCTGCCGTCCACAGGCCTCTGAACTCTTTACTCACAACTTAACTGGAGAAATAAGTCCTGAACAGGCCGTGggacaagaaaatataattaagctTCATCCAAGCAAAAATGCCgagaagataaaattgaaatgggAAAACTCCTTTGGTGCTCGTAATCCAGTTAGAAAGCGAGTTTGTTTCTCAGAAGTTGAAGTCGACCTTTATCAAAACAAGGACCTTCGAAAGCCACAAACTCTACATAGAAATG gtTCTACAATTAGAgctgataaaaagaaaaacaatggcaACACTTGCTCAGAGGTTCAACCTCAAGATGTGAAAAGTAGTTTCACATGTCAAATAAAGGATGCAAAGAGATTGATATTTCATGGTTTAGAGTTCTTGCTCACAGGATTTTCCCataagaaggaaaaagagaTAATcgaaataatacaaatatacgGTGGCATGATTGTACTGGATATTCCACCTGTTCCAAATTCAAGATTAAAGCGAGTTTCAAGATCTAATCTGCAGCACCTTCCTGTTGTTATATGTTCAAAAAAG CTACAAACCACCAAGTTCTTGTATGGATGTGCTATGAATGCCcttattctaaaattaaagtGGCTTACTGATTCGGTTGCAGCAGGTTCTGTTGTATCTCCTGACAA ATACATGATCATATCAAATCAGGCTTATTTGAAGTGTACAAGAATAGGGAAGTCAGTTTGCTGCAATCATCGGAAACATATTTTTGATAGAGTGGGGATTGTGCTTCATGGGAAGCATAGATTTTGCACCAAATTGACAGTAATAGTGAAG CATGCACATGGACAGGTGTTCAAAACCCTTCAAAGTTTAGTGGAGAGTCTCGACTCTGAAAAGATATCCATGGGGGCTATTGTCACTGAGAATGAGACCCGGGAATTACGTCACTTGAGATACTGTGCTTCAGAAAGGAAAATACCCATGATG CCAGCTAGCTGGATCGCAAAGAGCTTGCATCTAGGGAAGCTTCTTCCTTTCATAGAGGATGAGGCCACTCCTTCGGTGATTGAGGTACCAAAATGCACAACTTCTATGGATTGGAGTCAAGAGATTTGA
- the LOC7460263 gene encoding uncharacterized protein LOC7460263 isoform X2 yields the protein MASLGFRPPQFSEDLAWLPPWLQHPQSESPSPEAEANQEFNGLINNGKDVEILSIEEQGRNYYCNNFHLFLSSGEDNNTQYSITPSPGNLLHLRLRLSSDSDLHSSQSQLLYGNERLHDSSKALPLKQVETSGGVGEAIQLKMDSVGGGVIPSLTSAPISMENADPRDFTSNSDSGKQYEERKGQNASCMMHDSRLISIPTTAENAGPQSATNYKDRGCQHEEKCNLICIKDADISDAVELSISASEALVIHKFVKTGSSSDALTKQAILEAALHIKQARLESSEDAFGCPSDEADEIDFLSDLDDSIMEDAYLDVGLSFSAHGDEHLHDLDVSQVEETPVLENHHLEKGSEHVQLLPQQNNADDDSDLGSNPSDAACLGDHILTQPAEKLSESSSGAKPPVDVNSFHACSAEKAEGAREVHYLIADRFKSRWFGGWALEEGDASAKLKQNSPKSIPKFFVGETSFLSESADVAPDENSFVQKHETRSNIGSQSSIPFEALHDKQEVISSDLSLVDPLCSVVPCSISLENAISPSVQNNRKVDAENCFNPKTDTGTENFQKTSHLKAEPVFMDSQTVPIIMGQCSNAPVRRRVASLRTYSTLSPNCDAVLEREGPCHNGRYSSGHVRNLLASHQEMGCIRLSDQRNSKGVLPFKSVFESTDGRDNEENQDVVRNLVAEITCQKRSHDQPTKDRTEMKVKPSVQRRSPLILNRRTRCRPQASELFTHNLTGEISPEQAVGQENIIKLHPSKNAEKIKLKWENSFGARNPVRKRVCFSEVEVDLYQNKDLRKPQTLHRNGSTIRADKKKNNGNTCSEVQPQDVKSSFTCQIKDAKRLIFHGLEFLLTGFSHKKEKEIIEIIQIYGGMIVLDIPPVPNSRLKRVSRSNLQHLPVVICSKKLLHIFAEADYPSTLKIGYKPPSSCMDVL from the exons ATGGCAAGTTTAGGGTTTCGTCCTCCTCAATTCTCCGAG gATCTCGCTTGGCTTCCTCCTTGGCTCCAACATCCTCAATCAGAATCACCATCACCAgaagccgaagctaatcaagaATTCAAC GGTTTGATTAATAACGGAAAAGATGTGGAGATTTTGTCAATTGAAGAACAAGGTcgaaattattattgtaataattttcatttgttcTTGTCATCCGGAGAAGATAATAATACGCAGTATAGCATCACTCCATCGCCGGGCAAC TTGCTTCATCTTCGTCTGCGTCTTTCGTCAGATAGTGATTTGCATTCTAGCCAGAGCCAGCTTTTATACGGGAATGAAAGATTGCATGATTCTAGTAAAGCCCTGCCCTTGAAGCAAGTTGAAACTTCGGGTGGCGTGGGAGAGgcaattcaattgaaaatggaTAGTGTTGGCGGTGGAGTAATTCCATCCTTAACTTCTGCCCCGATATCCATGGAGAATGCTGATCCACGAGATTTTACCAGTAACAGTGACAGTGGGAAGCAGTATGAAGAAAGGAAGGGCCAAAATGCCAGTTGTATGATGCATGATTCGCGTCTAATTTCCATTCCAACAACAGCAGAGAATGCTGGTCCGCAGTCTGCCACGAATTATAAGGACAGAGGATGTCAGCATGAAGAAAAATGCAATTTGATATGCATTAAAGATGCTGATATCAGTGATGCGGTCGAACTCTCTATTTCTGCATCGGAAGCACTGGTTATACATAAATTCGTGAAGACTGGCTCATCTTCAGATGCTTTGACCAAGCAAGCAATTCTTGAAGCTGCACTGCATATTAAACAAGCACGGTTGGAGTCCTCTGAAGATGCCTTTGGCTGCCCATCTGATGAAGCTGATGAGATTGATTTCCTTTCTGATTTAGATGATTCGATTATGGAGGACGCTTATCTAGATGTAGGGCTGTCTTTTAGTGCCCATGGTGATGAGCATCTTCATGACCTGGACGTGTCTCAAGTTGAAGAAACTCCTGTGTTAGAAAATCATCATCTGGAAAAAGGATCTGAACATGTACAGCTTCTGCCTCAGCAAAATAATGCTGATGATGACTCAGATTTGGGTTCGAACCCCTCTGATGCAGCATGTCTTGGCGATCACATTTTAACTCAGCCGGCTGAGAAACTTTCAGAGAGTTCCTCAGGGGCAAAG CCTCCAGTGGATGTAAACTCGTTCCATGCTTGCAGTGCAGAAAAAGCTG AAGGAGCCCGTGAAGTACATTATTTAATCGCAGACAGATTCAAGAGCCGATGGTTTGGAGGCTGGGCATTGGAG GAAGGAGATGCTTCTGCAAAGTTGAAGCAGAACAGCCCCAAAAGTATCCCAAAGTTTTTTGTTGGCGAGACAAGCTTTCTCTCTGAATCTGCTGATGTTGCCCCGGATGAGAACTCTTTTGTGCAGAAACATGAAACGAGGTCCAATATAGGTTCACAGTCCAGCATACCTTTTGAAGCTTTACATGATAAACAAGAGGTTATATCGTCAGATTTATCATTGGTGGATCCACTATGTTCTGTTGTTCCTTGTAGTATCTCTCTTGAAAATGCCATTTCCCCATCAGTTCAGAATAATAGAAAGGTTGATGCTGAAAACTGCTTCAACCCCAAAACAGACACTGGGACGGAGAATTTCCAGAAAACCTCTCATCTAAAAGCCGAGCCTGTCTTTATGGACAGCCAAACTGTGCCCATAATTATGGGCCAATGTTCTAATGCTCCGGTTCGAAGGAGGGTTGCCTCACTTAGGACTTATAGCACACTTTCACCGAACTGTGATGCTGTTCTGGAGAGGGAAGGACCTTGCCATAATGGAAGGTACTCATCAGGACATGTCAGAAATCTGCTTGCCTCACATCAGGAAATGGGCTGCATTAGACTGTCTGATCAGAGGAATTCTAAAGGGGTCTTGCCATTCAAGTCTGTGTTTGAGAGCACTGATGGTAGagataatgaagaaaatcaggACGTGGTGAGGAATCTAGTTGCTGAAATAACTTGTCAGAAGAGAAGTCATGATCAGCCTACAAAAGACAGGACTGAGATGAAAGTTAAGCCTTCAGTACAGAGGAGGTCACCTCTTATTCTAAACCGAAGGACACGCTGCCGTCCACAGGCCTCTGAACTCTTTACTCACAACTTAACTGGAGAAATAAGTCCTGAACAGGCCGTGggacaagaaaatataattaagctTCATCCAAGCAAAAATGCCgagaagataaaattgaaatgggAAAACTCCTTTGGTGCTCGTAATCCAGTTAGAAAGCGAGTTTGTTTCTCAGAAGTTGAAGTCGACCTTTATCAAAACAAGGACCTTCGAAAGCCACAAACTCTACATAGAAATG gtTCTACAATTAGAgctgataaaaagaaaaacaatggcaACACTTGCTCAGAGGTTCAACCTCAAGATGTGAAAAGTAGTTTCACATGTCAAATAAAGGATGCAAAGAGATTGATATTTCATGGTTTAGAGTTCTTGCTCACAGGATTTTCCCataagaaggaaaaagagaTAATcgaaataatacaaatatacgGTGGCATGATTGTACTGGATATTCCACCTGTTCCAAATTCAAGATTAAAGCGAGTTTCAAGATCTAATCTGCAGCACCTTCCTGTTGTTATATGTTCAAAAAAG CTGTTGCATATTTTTGCTGAAGCAGACTACCCATCAACTCTAAAGATAGG CTACAAACCACCAAGTTCTTGTATGGATGTGCTATGA